A region of Vitis riparia cultivar Riparia Gloire de Montpellier isolate 1030 chromosome 12, EGFV_Vit.rip_1.0, whole genome shotgun sequence DNA encodes the following proteins:
- the LOC117925903 gene encoding mitogen-activated protein kinase kinase kinase 17-like: protein MEMETKPTVKGNLLGRGRHGRVYSAFSFNHTPDHLAVKSAFSSHSSLLAKEKRILSELQHCPEIVHCYGDDSTMEEGVETYNLFLEYAPGGSLADLIRNSVGTLPESDVQLYTKMILKGLCHIHEKGYVHCDIKPSNILVFPLEDGGNKVKIADFGLAKRVGEERALQLPQFSGTPAYMSPESVLYGEDEPPLDVWSLGITVVEMLTGKLVWRRLGKEDLLFSIVFGEPEIPESVSEEGKDFLRRCFRREAKERWTARMLLNHPFITEEPSSMAMETSHFDWRQLKLRDPLASTGSSSSPRSRSNSFFNRFCSSMQSLFKISLVLFHTYLG, encoded by the coding sequence ATGGAGATGGAGACGAAGCCTACAGTGAAAGGCAATTTGCTAGGCCGAGGACGCCATGGCAGGGTTTACTCAGCATTCTCTTTCAACCACACTCCTGACCATCTCGCTGTCAAATCCGCATTTTCTTCGCATTCATCTTTACTTGCCAAGGAGAAACGCATCCTTTCCGAACTCCAACACTGCCCGGAGATCGTTCACTGTTATGGAGACGATTCCACCATGGAAGAGGGCGTGGAGACTTACAACTTATTCCTCGAGTATGCCCCAGGAGGAAGTCTAGCAGACTTGATTCGCAACAGTGTAGGCACGTTGCCGGAATCCGACGTCCAACTCTACACCAAAATGATACTCAAGGGTCTCTGTCACATCCATGAAAAAGGGTACGTACACTGCGATATCAAGCCCAGTAACATACTTGTTTTTCCGTTGGAAGATGGTGGGAACAAGGTTAAGATTGCGGATTTCGGATTGGCGAAAAGGGTCGGAGAAGAGAGAGCTCTGCAGCTGCCTCAGTTCAGCGGGACGCCGGCTTACATGTCGCCGGAGTCGGTTCTTTACGGTGAAGACGAGCCACCCTTGGATGTATGGTCTCTGGGTATCACTGTGGTGGAGATGCTTACTGGGAAACTGGTTTGGAGGAGGTTAGGAAAGGAGGACCTGCTGTTCAGTATAGTTTTTGGAGAGCCTGAAATCCCAGAAAGCGTGTCGGAAGAGGGGAAGGATTTTCTGAGGAGGTGTTTCAGAAGGGAGGCTAAAGAGAGATGGACAGCGAGAATGCTGCTGAACCACCCTTTCATTACTGAAGAACCCTCGTCCATGGCTATGGAAACAAGCCATTTTGATTGGAGGCAGTTGAAGTTGCGGGATCCACTGGCGTCAACTGGCTCGTCTTCTTCTCCGAGGTCACGTTCTAATTCTTTCTTCAATCGGTTTTGCTCTTCAATGCAGTCTCTTTTTAAGATTTCCTTGGTTCTTTTTCATACATATTTGGGTTGA